A window of Sagittula sp. P11 genomic DNA:
CGCTCTCTCCCGCGTCGACCAGACCGATGAATAGCGGACACAGACCCAGCCACAATCGCCAAAGGCACCCGGGCCTCGCAGGCCTACCCAACCCGCTGGCCACCCGCCTCTGCCCGACCGCGGCCCGGCCCACCAACGGCCAGGAACCACCAAGCTTCCGCCGATACCACCGAACGGCGTTTCCTCGTCGCGACGGAGTGACCGCCGGCCTTGCCACCCCCTCTGGCGCGCGTCGGTCTTCGGGCGTATATGCGCGCCATGGACAACGCGCGCGACACAGGCTTGCCCTTCATGAAGATGCACGGGCTCGGCAACGATTTCGTTGTCATCGACGCCCGTGCGCGCGCCGTTCAGGTGACACCCGAACTGGCCATGCGGCTGGCGGACCGGCACATGGGCGTGGGTTTCGACCAGCTCGCCCTGATCGAGCCGGGCCGCAACGCGGACGCGCACCTCGTTTTCCTGAACTCGGACGGCTCGACCTCGGCGGCCTGCGGCAACGCAACCCGCTGCATCGCCCGGCACCTGATGACCGAGACCGGCAAGGACCGCCTTGTCCTGACCACCGACCACGGCGCGCTGCATGCGGTGGATGCCGGAAACGGGCTGACCTCCGTGAACATGGGCGCGCCGGTCCTCGACTGGCAGCGCATTCCGCTGGCGGAGGAGGTGGACACCCTGCACCTGCCCATCGACGGCGATCCGGTGGCGACCTCCATGGGCAACCCGCACTGCACCTTCTTCGTGGCGGATGCAGAAGCCGTGGACCTCACGACCTTCGGCCCGGCCATCGAGCATCACCCCCTTTTTCCGCAACGCACCAACGTGCAGGTGGCGAGCCTTGTCGGCCCCGACCACCTGCGGATGCGGGTCTGGGAGCGCGGCGCGGGGCTGACGCTGGCCTCCGGTTCCTCGTCCTGCGCCACCGCCGTCGCTGCCGCCCGTCGGGGGCTGACCGGGTGCGCCGTGCGCATCGACCTCGACGGCGGCACGCTGCAGGTCGACTGGCGCGAGGACGGCGTCTGGATGACCGGCCCCACCTCGCATGTCTTCACCGGCACGCTGACCGCCGAATGGCTGGGCCAATGACCGACGCGCCCCGATTCACCACGCTGGGCTGCCGCCTCAACGCCTACGAGACGGAAGCGATGAAGCGCCTCGCCGCCGACGCCGGGCTGACCGACGCGGTGATCGTCAACACCTGCGCCGTCACCTCCGAGGCCGTGGCCAAGGCCCGCAAGGAGATCCGCCGCCTGCGCCGCGACAACCCCGACGCGCCGCTGATCGTCACCGGCTGCGCCGCGCAGATCGACCCCGACAGCTTTGCCGCGATGGACGAGGTCACCCACGTCATCGGCAACACCGAGAAGATGGCGCCCGAGACGTGGCGCCGCCTGACCCCCGATTTCATCGGCGACACGCCCCGCGTGCTGGTCAACGACATCATGTCGGTCGAGGAAACCGCCGGCCACCTGATCGACGGCTTCGGCACCCGCTCGCGCGCCTACGTGCAGGTGCAGAACGGCTGCGACCACCGCTGCACCTTCTGCATCATCCCCTACGGCCGCGGCAACTCGCGCTCCGTTCCGGCAGGGGTGGTGGTCGACCAGGTGAAGCGGCTGCGCGACGAGGGCTACAACGAGGTCGTGCTGACCGGCGTCGACCTGACGTCCTGGGGCGCGGACCTGCCCGGGCAGCCACGGCTCGGCGACCTTGTGCTGCGGCTGATGAAGCTGACCGACATTCCGCGCCTGCGGATCTCCTCCATCGACTCGATCGAGGCGGACGACGCGCTGATGCAGGCCATCGCGACCGAGCCGCGCCTGATGCCACACCTGCATCTGTCCCTGCAGCACGGCCACGACCTGATCCTGAAGCGGATGAAGCGGCGCCACCTGCGCGACGACGCCATCCGCTTCTGCGAGGAGGCGCGCGCCCTGCGCCCCGACATGACCTTCGGGGCCGACATCATCGCGGGCTTCCCGACCGAGACGGACGAACACTTCGACGCCTCGCTGCGGCTGGTGGAGGACTGCGGCCTGACGTGGCTGCACGTCTTCCCCTACTCGGCACGGCCCGGCACACCGGCCGCCAAGATCCCCAACCGGGTGGACGGCACCACGATCAAGGACCGCGCCGCCCGCCTGCGCGCCGCTGGCGACGCCGCCGTGATCCGCCATCTCGCAGCGCAGGAGGGGCGCACGGCGCAGGTGTTGATGGAAGCGCCCGACATGGGCCGCACGGAACAATTCACCGAGGTCACCTTCGCCACGCCGCAACCCACCGGCCAGATTGTCGCCGCGCGCATCACCGGCAGCGAAGGCACCCGGCTGACCGCCACGCCGCTCTGAGCCCTCGGCACCACGCCGCGCCTCTGGCCCGACGCCCGGCACGATCCACGCTTTACCCGGCGCAAGCCACATGCGACGAACGCCGCGGCCCCAGACCGGATCCCAAGACCCCATGCACACCAATCCCGCCTTCCGTCAGACCGAAGAGACCGTCGCCCTCGACTTCGCGCGCAGCCGGGCCTTCGGCACGCTCTGCCTCTCGACCAGCGCGGCGCCGCACCTCGCGCATGTGCCCTTCCTGCTGGCCGGGGACGGCCGGACGGTCGACCTGCACCTGACGCGCTCAAACCCCATCGCCCGCGCCTGCCGCGAACCGCGCGAAGTGACCCTGGCCGTCACCGGGCCGGATGGTTACGTCTCGCCGGACTGGTACGGCCTCGACGACCAGGTGCCGACCTGGAACTACGTAGCCGTGCACCTTTCAGGCACCTTGCAGCCGCTGCCGCCCGAGGACCTGCCCGACATGCTTGCCCGCCAGACCGCCGCCTTCGAGGAGTTCATCCCCGGCAAGACACCCTGGACCATGGACAAGATGTCGGAGGAAACGACCGCCCGCTTCCTGCGCATGATCCTGCCTTTCCGGCTGCAGGTCGCGCAGGTCGACAGCACGTTCAAGCTGAACCAGAACAAGCCCGAAGACGCCCGCCGCAGCGCCGCCCACCACGTGGAAGAAGGCTTCGGCTCCGATCTGGCGCATCTTGCCAACCTCATGCGCACCCCGCCGTCCGGCACCTGAGCCGGGTTTCGCCTCGCGTTCCGCGAGACGACCCGCGCGCCTTCGGCGCGAAGTCAGGTATTTTTGCCAAGATGAAGGCAGAAGCGCCGCCCTGCCCTTCATCTTGGTCCAAATACCTCGGGGGAGCGGCCTCTTCGGAGGCCGCGGGGGCGGAGCCCCCATCCAACAGTCGGCTGCGGCACGTCCTTCTGATCGTTTGCTTTCCCACCCGATTTCCTTCATGACGGGTCGATGACCCCGAGCCTGAAGTCCACCGTGACCGTCGAAGCCCGCGCCCTCTGTGTCCACCTGCTGACCGCCACCGGCGCCGTCTTCGCCATGCTCGCCCTGCTGGCGGCCGTGCAGGAGAACTGGCCGGTGATGTTCCTCTGGCTGGTGATCGCCTTCGCGGTCGACGGCGTGGACGGACCTCTGGCCCGGAAATACGACGTCAAGACCAACGCGCCGCGCTTCGACGGGGTGCTCCTGGACCTGATCATCGACTACCTGACCTACGTGTTCATCCCGGCCTTCGCGCTTTTCCAGAGCGGGCTGCTGCCCGGCTGGACCGGCTGGTTCGCGATCATCGTCATCACCTTCGCCAGCGCGATGTATTTTGCCGACAGCCGGATGAAGACGACCGACAATTCATTCCATGGTTTCCCGGGCTGCTGGAACATGCTGATCCTCGTGCTCTTCGCGATCAAGCCGGGGTTCTGGGTGATCCTCATGCTGATCACCGTTCTGGCGGTCGCGATGTTCCTGCCGCTGAAGTTCATCCACCCCGTCCGGACCGAGCGCTGGCGCGCACTGTCCCTGCCGGTGGCGCTGGCCTGGACGTTCTTCGCGGGCTGGGCCGCCTGGGTCGAGTTCCACCCGGAAAGCTGGGCCCACTGGGGTCTGGTCGTGACCTCGGTCTACCTGATCGCCGTGGGCATCGTTCAGCAGATCGTGCCGGCGCGGAACAAATCGTAGGGCGGGGCTTCGCGCCGCCTTTCCCGGTGCGGCTCAGTGCAGCGACAGGCGCCAGATCTCCCGCAGCAACCTGGGCCATCGACATTTTCCTCCCGCATGAAAGAGCCCGTTCAAACATCGGGTCCGCAGTGAGGCGCCATGCCCGTTCCGGCAAGGACCTGCAAAGGCGCCCGCCTGACCGACGCGCGCCTCCGCGACCTGGCCACTAGCCCCGCCAGCCGCAGCCGTCAGACGAAGCGGTTCACGTAGTTCTCCAGCCGCTCCTGCCGGCCGGAGCGCGGTTCCGGCTCGATCCGCTCGTCCAGCACCCGCTTCTGGATGCTCGCCAGGTCGGAGCCCAGCATCGCCCGCGCCCCCTCGCTCTGCCAGCCGGCGTACCGCTCGTCCAGCGCCTGCTCCAGCCCGCCGTCCTCGATCATCGCCGCGGCCGCCTTCAGCCCCCGCGCGCAGACGTCCATGCCGCCCGCGTGGCCCGCGATCAGGTCGATCGGGTCGATGCTCTGCCGCCGCAGCTTCGCGTCGAAGTTCGTGCCCCCGGTGGTGAAGCCGCCGCCCTTCAGAACGTGGTAGTAGGCCAGCGCCACCTCCGGCACGTTGTTCGGGAACTGGTCGGTGTCCCAACCGGACTGGTAGTCGTTGCGGTTCATGTCGATGGACCCCAGCATCCCCTCCGCCGCGGCAAGCGCCAGCTCATGTTCGAAGGAATGCCCGGCCAGGATCGCGTGGCCCTGCTCGATGTTCAGCTTCACCTCGTTTTCCAGCCCGTACTTGCGCAGGAACCCGATGCAGGTGGCCACGTCGAAGTCGTACTGGTGCTTCGACGGCTCCTGCGGCTTCGGCTCCACGAGGATCGTGCCTTCGAACCCGATCTTGTGCTTGTAGTCGACCACCATCGACAGGAAACGGCCCATGTGGTCCAGCTCCTGCTTCAGGTCGGTGTTCAGCAGCGTCTCGTAGCCCTCGCGCCCGCCCCACAGCACGTAGTTCTGGCCGCCCAGCTTGTGGGTCGCGTCCATGCAGCCCTTCACCGTGGCGGCGGCATAGGCGAACACGTCCGGATCGGGGTTGGTGGAGGCCCCGCCCATCCAGCGCCGGTGCGAGAACATGTTCGCCGTGCCCCACAGGAGCTTCGCCTTCGAGGCCGCCTGCTTCTCGCCGATGTAATCGGTGATCTCTTCCAGCGTGCTCAGGTTCTTCGCGTAGTCGCCCTGTTCGGGGCGGAGGTCCGCGTCATGCCAGCAGTAGAACGGCACGCCCAGCAGGTCGAACATCTCGAAGGCAACATCGGCCTTCATCTTCGCCCGGCCCATGTCGTCCTGCGGATGCCAGGGACGCACGAAGGTCTGCCCGCCGAAGGGATCGCCCCCCTCCCAGGCAAAGGAATGCCACCACGCCACGGCAAAGCGCAGGTGTTCCTCCAGCCGCTTGCCCAGCACCACCTCGTCCGGGTCGTAATGCCGGAAGCAGAGCTCCGACGCACTGTCGGCCCCCTCGTACCGAAGCGGCGCAATCCCCTCGAAAAATCCGGTCGTCATGTCAAATCCCCTCCCAAGGATACGTGTTACGGCAGGTCCTTCACCGCCGGATAGGTCGCGCGGTAGGCCGCGAAGGCCTCGGCATAGGCGTCCGCGAGGGCTGCCTCCGGTGCGACGGTCTCGCGCACGGCGGGGGCCACCATGACCTCCTCGACCGTGCCCGCACCGCAGCCCACCATGGCCAGCCGCGCCGCCCCCAGCGCCGCGCCGAAATCCCCGGCCTCCGGCAGGTCAAGCGGCACGCCCAGCACCGTGGCGATGGTCTTCACCCAGAAGCGCGAGGCCGCGCCGCCGCCGATCGCCAGAAGGCTCTGCAGCCGGACCCCGGTCTGGCCGAGGGCCAGCGCACAGTCGCCAAGCGCAAAGGCCACGCCCTCCATCACCGCTTGCGTGATGGCGCGGCGGTCCGTCGCCTGCTCGATGTTCAGGAAACCGCCCCGGATGCGCGCGTCGTTGTGCGGCGTCCGCTCGCCCGAGAGATACGGCAGGAAGCGCAGCCGCCCCGGCCCCGCGATCTCGTCGCCCAGCTCGCGCGCCAGGTCGGCGGGCGACGTCCCCGTGACCCGCGACAGCCAGTTCAGCGAATCCGTCGCGGCGAGGATCACCCCCATCTGGTACCACTGCCCCGGCACCGCGTGGCAGAAAGTGTGGACCGCGCTCTCCGGCAGCGGCGCATAGCCGTCGCGCCCGGTCAGCAGCACGCCCGAGGTGCCAAGCGACACGAAGCCCTGCCCCTCGCGCATCGCGCCGACCCCGCAGGCCGAGGCCGCATTGTCACCCGCGCCGCCCACGACGGCCACGGTGCCGGTCATGCCCCAGCGCTCGGCCAGATCGCGGCGCAACTGCCCGCCCACCTCGGAGCCTTCGACCAGCCGCGGCATCTGCGCCCGCGTCATGCCGCCCGCCTCCAGCAGCCGCCCGGACCAGTCGCGCGCGCCCACGTCCAGCCAGGACGTGCCGGCGCTGTCGGACATGTCGGCGAACAGCTCTCCGGTCAGGTGGAAGTTCATGTAGCCCGCGGGCAACACCACATGCGCGACGCGCGCGAAGGCCTCGGGCTCATGCGCGGCCATCCACGCCAGTTTCGGCGCGGTGAAGCCGGGGAAGACGATGTTGCCGGACAAGGACCGCACACCGTCGGTCGCGTCCAGCGCCGCCGCCTCGGCAAAGCTGCGGGTGTCGTTCCAAAGGATGCAGGGCCGCACCACCACACCTCCGGCATCGAGGCACACCGCCCCGTGCATGTGCCCCGATACGCCTATGCCCCGCACCGCCGCCATGTCCGCCGGACGCTCCGCCGCCATCCGCGTCAGCACGGCATCGACCGCCGCCACCCAGACCGCCGGGTCCTGCTCCGACCAGCCGGGATTGGGATGCGCGGTCTGATAGCTTTCCGACACGCTCGCGACCGGCGCGCCGTCCTCGCCCACCAGAAGCGCCCGCAGGCCCGATGTCCCGAGATCCAGACCGAGATACATGGCTCACCTCCCTGTTTGCGCTGACACAAACACCGAAGCGGCCCGCCAAGTCAAACGGTATACCAGAAACCGGGCGCCCGCCCCGTTTCACCTTGTCCAAATACCTCGGGGAGCGCGAGGGGCAGGCCCCTCGCAGCACGGCGCCCCAGAAGGCGCCCCCGCACATCATGCGCCGGACAGCCCAGAAAACGCAGCGGGCGCGGGGCGTCAGCCCCGCGCCCGCCCCGTGGCGACCTGCGGCAGCAGGGCGCAATCCCTTACTTCGAGGACGACTCCAGCTTGTCCAGCCGCGCCTTCAGCGCCTCGTTCTCCTCGCGCGCCTTCTGCGCCATGGCGCGGACGGCGTCGAATTCCTCGCGGGTCACGAAGTCGCGGTCCGCCAGCCAGCGGTCCACCATTCCCTTGAAGGCGGTCTCCGCCTCTTCCCTCGCCCCCTGCGCCACGCCCATGGCGTTGGTCATCAGCTGGCTCAGATCGTCGAAAACCTTGTTGCGGGTTTGCATGAAAGTCACTCCGGCTTTGCGTTTCATACCTATATGGACACCAAAGGCCCGACGCTCAAGGTTGACGGCATCCCCGGAGCACAGGCAAGAGGCATCCATGATCGCAGCCATCCCCTTCCCGAACCTCTCGTCCGAGGTCTTCTCCGTCTCCGCCTTCGGCATGGAATTCGCGCTGCGCTGGTACGCGCTGGCCTATATCGCGGGCATCCTGATCGGCTGGCGGCTGGCCGTCAGTGCGCTCAAACGCGCCCCGCTCTGGCCCGCCGACACGCCGCCGATGACGCCACGCCAGGTCGAGGACCTGCTGACCTGGATCATCCTCGGGGTCATCATCGGCGGACGGCTGGGCTTCGTGCTGTTCTACATGCCGGGCTACTACCTGAGCCACCCGCTCGAGATCCCGATGATCTGGCAGGGCGGCATGGCATTCCATGGCGGCCTCCTCGGGGTCATCGTCGCGACGCTGATCTTCTGCGCCCGCAACCGCATCCCCATGCTGCCCACCGCCGACCTGCTCGCGCT
This region includes:
- a CDS encoding phosphatidylcholine/phosphatidylserine synthase; the protein is MTPSLKSTVTVEARALCVHLLTATGAVFAMLALLAAVQENWPVMFLWLVIAFAVDGVDGPLARKYDVKTNAPRFDGVLLDLIIDYLTYVFIPAFALFQSGLLPGWTGWFAIIVITFASAMYFADSRMKTTDNSFHGFPGCWNMLILVLFAIKPGFWVILMLITVLAVAMFLPLKFIHPVRTERWRALSLPVALAWTFFAGWAAWVEFHPESWAHWGLVVTSVYLIAVGIVQQIVPARNKS
- the dapF gene encoding diaminopimelate epimerase, with product MRAMDNARDTGLPFMKMHGLGNDFVVIDARARAVQVTPELAMRLADRHMGVGFDQLALIEPGRNADAHLVFLNSDGSTSAACGNATRCIARHLMTETGKDRLVLTTDHGALHAVDAGNGLTSVNMGAPVLDWQRIPLAEEVDTLHLPIDGDPVATSMGNPHCTFFVADAEAVDLTTFGPAIEHHPLFPQRTNVQVASLVGPDHLRMRVWERGAGLTLASGSSSCATAVAAARRGLTGCAVRIDLDGGTLQVDWREDGVWMTGPTSHVFTGTLTAEWLGQ
- a CDS encoding FMN-binding negative transcriptional regulator; amino-acid sequence: MHTNPAFRQTEETVALDFARSRAFGTLCLSTSAAPHLAHVPFLLAGDGRTVDLHLTRSNPIARACREPREVTLAVTGPDGYVSPDWYGLDDQVPTWNYVAVHLSGTLQPLPPEDLPDMLARQTAAFEEFIPGKTPWTMDKMSEETTARFLRMILPFRLQVAQVDSTFKLNQNKPEDARRSAAHHVEEGFGSDLAHLANLMRTPPSGT
- a CDS encoding accessory factor UbiK family protein; this encodes MQTRNKVFDDLSQLMTNAMGVAQGAREEAETAFKGMVDRWLADRDFVTREEFDAVRAMAQKAREENEALKARLDKLESSSK
- the xylA gene encoding xylose isomerase, coding for MTTGFFEGIAPLRYEGADSASELCFRHYDPDEVVLGKRLEEHLRFAVAWWHSFAWEGGDPFGGQTFVRPWHPQDDMGRAKMKADVAFEMFDLLGVPFYCWHDADLRPEQGDYAKNLSTLEEITDYIGEKQAASKAKLLWGTANMFSHRRWMGGASTNPDPDVFAYAAATVKGCMDATHKLGGQNYVLWGGREGYETLLNTDLKQELDHMGRFLSMVVDYKHKIGFEGTILVEPKPQEPSKHQYDFDVATCIGFLRKYGLENEVKLNIEQGHAILAGHSFEHELALAAAEGMLGSIDMNRNDYQSGWDTDQFPNNVPEVALAYYHVLKGGGFTTGGTNFDAKLRRQSIDPIDLIAGHAGGMDVCARGLKAAAAMIEDGGLEQALDERYAGWQSEGARAMLGSDLASIQKRVLDERIEPEPRSGRQERLENYVNRFV
- the mtaB gene encoding tRNA (N(6)-L-threonylcarbamoyladenosine(37)-C(2))-methylthiotransferase MtaB, which codes for MTDAPRFTTLGCRLNAYETEAMKRLAADAGLTDAVIVNTCAVTSEAVAKARKEIRRLRRDNPDAPLIVTGCAAQIDPDSFAAMDEVTHVIGNTEKMAPETWRRLTPDFIGDTPRVLVNDIMSVEETAGHLIDGFGTRSRAYVQVQNGCDHRCTFCIIPYGRGNSRSVPAGVVVDQVKRLRDEGYNEVVLTGVDLTSWGADLPGQPRLGDLVLRLMKLTDIPRLRISSIDSIEADDALMQAIATEPRLMPHLHLSLQHGHDLILKRMKRRHLRDDAIRFCEEARALRPDMTFGADIIAGFPTETDEHFDASLRLVEDCGLTWLHVFPYSARPGTPAAKIPNRVDGTTIKDRAARLRAAGDAAVIRHLAAQEGRTAQVLMEAPDMGRTEQFTEVTFATPQPTGQIVAARITGSEGTRLTATPL
- the xylB gene encoding xylulokinase; the protein is MYLGLDLGTSGLRALLVGEDGAPVASVSESYQTAHPNPGWSEQDPAVWVAAVDAVLTRMAAERPADMAAVRGIGVSGHMHGAVCLDAGGVVVRPCILWNDTRSFAEAAALDATDGVRSLSGNIVFPGFTAPKLAWMAAHEPEAFARVAHVVLPAGYMNFHLTGELFADMSDSAGTSWLDVGARDWSGRLLEAGGMTRAQMPRLVEGSEVGGQLRRDLAERWGMTGTVAVVGGAGDNAASACGVGAMREGQGFVSLGTSGVLLTGRDGYAPLPESAVHTFCHAVPGQWYQMGVILAATDSLNWLSRVTGTSPADLARELGDEIAGPGRLRFLPYLSGERTPHNDARIRGGFLNIEQATDRRAITQAVMEGVAFALGDCALALGQTGVRLQSLLAIGGGAASRFWVKTIATVLGVPLDLPEAGDFGAALGAARLAMVGCGAGTVEEVMVAPAVRETVAPEAALADAYAEAFAAYRATYPAVKDLP